One genomic window of Misgurnus anguillicaudatus chromosome 12, ASM2758022v2, whole genome shotgun sequence includes the following:
- the npm1a gene encoding nucleophosmin 1a, which yields MDLEQMGPQTFLYGCELKAGKDIIFNPEDDDFDHQLSVRMACVDPTTKDELNVVEIEGQDVEGQKVKAVLATLKPSTLPSVSLGGFEITPPVVFRLRSGSGPVHISGQHLVIMGGDQSFDEDDEAEEEEEELTTSKKRPAPAAQKPSKKMKMDVEEDEDDDDEDDEEDDEDDDEEDDDDDEEDEESEEVTPVKEKKPAAKPQTPSQNGKGPKPGTPAAKPNKTPEKNKGDKAQTPKAQSPKTPQRVFTVPEIKEKIKAAVEKGVAMPKLQPKFENYIKNCYKTTDAKVIEELWKWKQTLKEKN from the exons ATGGATCTAGAACAAATGGGTCCTCAGACTTTCCTTTACG GTTGTGAGCTGAAGGCAGGAAAGGAtatcatttttaacccagagGATGATGATTTTGATCATCAGTTGTCTGTCAGAATG GCCTGTGTCGATCCCACAACAAAAGATGAACTGAATGTTGTGGAAATTGAAGGACAGGACGTAGAAGGTCAGAAAGTAAAAGCAGTGCTGGCCACACTCAAGCCTTCTACCCTTCCCAGT GTCAGTTTGGGTGGGTTTGAGATCACGCCACCTGTTGTGTTCAGGTTACGCTCTGGGTCCGGTCCAGTTCATATTAGTGGACAGCATCTCGTCA tcatgggaGGAGATCAGTcttttgatgaagatgatgaggcagaggaggaagaagaggagtTGACAACATCTAAGAAGAGGCCAGCACCAGCGGCTCAAAAACCTTCA AAAAAAATGAAGATGGATGTAGAGGAAGACGAGGATGACGATGATGA GGATGATGAGGAAGACGATGAAGATGATGACGAAGAGGACGACGATGATGATGAGGAGGATGAGGAAAGTGAAGAAGTGACACCTGTAAAG GAAAAGAAGCCAGCAGCTAAACCACAGACCCCTTCACAGAATGGAAAAGGACCAAAGCCTGGTACACCAGCTGCCAAACCG AATAAGACTCCAGAAAAGAACAAGGGGGACAAGGCACAGACGCCCAAAGCACAGTCGCCCAAAACACCACAACGAGTTTTTACCGTCCCAGAAATCAAGGAAAAGATTAAGGCTGCAGttgaaaag GGTGTAGCGATGCCAAAACTACAGCCGAAGTTTGAGAACTATATAAAGAATTGCTACAAAACAACTGATGCTAAG GTCATTGAAGAGCTTTGGAAATGGAAACAGACTCTTAAAGAGAAGAACTAA
- the kcnip1b gene encoding Kv channel-interacting protein 1b isoform X3, which produces MTMVCHRPEGLEQLEAQTNFTKQELQVLYRGFKNECPSGVVNEDTFKHIYAQFFPHGDASTYAHYLFNAFDTKSDGSIKFEDFVMGLSTLLRGTVREKLEWTFHLYDINRDGFISKEEMTEIVRAIYDMMGKYTYPAVKGDVPKQHVDTFFEKMDRNKDGVVTLEEFVIACQEDENMMKSMQLFENVM; this is translated from the exons ATGACGATGGTCTGTCATCGGCCGGAAGGTCTGGAGCAACTCGAGGCACAGACTAACTTCACCAAGCAAGAGCTACAAGTCCTTTACAGAGGTTTCAAAAAC GAGTGTCCAAGTGGAGTGGTGAATGAAGACACCTTTAAACACATTTACGCACAGTTTTTTCCTCATGGAG ATGCCAGTACATATGCGCATTATCTCTTCAATGCATTTGACACCAAGAGTGATGGATCTATCAAGTTTGAG GACTTTGTGATGGGACTGTCAACACTACTGCGTGGGACAGTCAGAGAGAAACTTGAATGGACATTTCATCTTTATGACATTAACAGAGATGGATTTATCAGCAAAGAG GAAATGACAGAGATAGTGAGGGCCATCTATGATATGATGGGCAAGTACACTTACCCTGCTGTAAAAGGGGACGTACCGAAGCAGCATGTGGATACTTTCTTTGAG AAAATGGACAGAAATAAAGATGGTGTTGTAACGCTGGAGGAATTTGTCATTGCCTGCCAGGAG GATGAAAATATGATGAAATCCATGCAGCTCTTTGAAAATGTGATGTAG
- the kcnip1b gene encoding Kv channel-interacting protein 1b isoform X2 produces the protein MGAVVGTLTMQTRQRQPTRDTVDDELEMTMVCHRPEGLEQLEAQTNFTKQELQVLYRGFKNECPSGVVNEDTFKHIYAQFFPHGDASTYAHYLFNAFDTKSDGSIKFEDFVMGLSTLLRGTVREKLEWTFHLYDINRDGFISKEEMTEIVRAIYDMMGKYTYPAVKGDVPKQHVDTFFEKMDRNKDGVVTLEEFVIACQEDENMMKSMQLFENVM, from the exons ATGGGAGCAGTAGTGGGCACATTGACTATGCAGACAAGGCAAAGACAACCAACCAGAG ATACTGTAGATGATGAATTGGAGATGACGATGGTCTGTCATCGGCCGGAAGGTCTGGAGCAACTCGAGGCACAGACTAACTTCACCAAGCAAGAGCTACAAGTCCTTTACAGAGGTTTCAAAAAC GAGTGTCCAAGTGGAGTGGTGAATGAAGACACCTTTAAACACATTTACGCACAGTTTTTTCCTCATGGAG ATGCCAGTACATATGCGCATTATCTCTTCAATGCATTTGACACCAAGAGTGATGGATCTATCAAGTTTGAG GACTTTGTGATGGGACTGTCAACACTACTGCGTGGGACAGTCAGAGAGAAACTTGAATGGACATTTCATCTTTATGACATTAACAGAGATGGATTTATCAGCAAAGAG GAAATGACAGAGATAGTGAGGGCCATCTATGATATGATGGGCAAGTACACTTACCCTGCTGTAAAAGGGGACGTACCGAAGCAGCATGTGGATACTTTCTTTGAG AAAATGGACAGAAATAAAGATGGTGTTGTAACGCTGGAGGAATTTGTCATTGCCTGCCAGGAG GATGAAAATATGATGAAATCCATGCAGCTCTTTGAAAATGTGATGTAG